In Silene latifolia isolate original U9 population chromosome 6, ASM4854445v1, whole genome shotgun sequence, the genomic window AAGTATTTGATATTTCTAAGTCGTGAAATTATTATGGATTTGTCGAGTAATCAATAACATATCTCCGAAATTTTTGGATTTGAAGAGATTTCAATTTTACCGCTACTTGATCCTCATTTGATTCGACCCTACAATTTGCGCGTTATGTGACAGGACCGGATTATGTGTGATACTAACGCTATGTTGAATTGGTTTAATTGAAGGTTGCAAGTTTCGGGGCGTATCTACTGTCTCGCGACATACTGACAGTGTCATTTGCACCAAAGGACACCCATGAAGCTCAAGTTCAGTTTGCCTTAGAGAGGGGTGTCCCTGCATTAATAGGGATCATGGCCACGAACCGTCTTCCTTACCCTTCTCGTTCTTTCGACATGGCTCATTGCTCTCGCTGCCTCATTCCCTGGAGTCTAGATGGTAATTTAACCCATACACTTTGTACAGTTACTcttattttatacattttgctaAAACCCGCAACTAAAGAATGCAATTTTCATCTCGGGTCATTAGAAAACAGCTACTCGCAGTGGCGTAGCCACCTTATGAGCAATGTACGATTTGTACTGATTTTTGACTACGTCAGACCCCTCTATTTTATGGGTGGTTATTAAATTTACATTAAGACCCGCTGATCAAATTTTCTGGCTACGCCACTGGTTACTCGTATGTTTTTCTAATATACGAGTAAGGTTGCCTAGGAAATGTCGCCGTATTTTCTAACAAAGGGTAAGGTTGCACATATCCAACCTGTATATCGAACTTTACATGCTATTTGAAATGAGCAGAAGGGCTATACTTGATTGAAGTGGATCGGATTCTACGACCCGGAGGTTACTGGATCCTGTCTGGCCCACCCATCAATTGGGAAGCGCACTGGCAAGGATGGAACAGAACGAAACAAGATTTAGGCGCGGAGCAGTCTTCCATTGAAAACGTTGCAAGAAGCTTATGCTGGAAAAAACTGAAGCAGAAAGGTGACCTTTCGATATGGCAAAAGCCTACGAATCATATACATTGTAAGAAGAACCGTAAGGTTTTCAAGAAACCGCGCTTCTGTGATGCCAAAGATCCTGACCAAGCCTGGTATTCTTTCACCACTATCTTATATTCCTGTTCATTGTTGTGAATAATTAGGGCTGGGCACCGCACCGGAACCGGAATCGACAAAAATCATGGACCGGGATCGGACCGGATTGCAAAAACTCCGGTGCGGGACCGGACCTGAAAAATTATgatccaagaccggaccggactgGTTGGTCCGGAATTTGTCATTACATGCCATTTTTACAAATTTCGGTCAATGGTCCATTGGACCGGATCAGAAAGgatttaaaaatataattttaagaaAGAAATTGTAAATATCTATAATTCCGGGCATTCTGGTCCAAACTAGTCCCGGACTGGAAACCGGAATTTTAgaaaatggtggaccggagaccggacTGAAATTTgtaattccggttccggtccactaGATTCCGGTCCGTACCGGTCAGGACTGGATTATGCCGACCCCTAGTTGCGATCATTTTGTGGTTTCGTAACATGATATGAGTATCGGATATGGGTAAGGTTACTGAATCGACAAAAATCATGGACATGGACcggaccggattacaaaaattacggTCCGGGACCGGACCTGAAAAATTCCGATCCAAgaccggaccggttggaccggaattTGTCATTACATGCCCACTTTTACAAATTCCGGTCCATTGGACCGgattaaaaatataattttaagaaaaaaattgcAAATATCTATAATTCCGGGCATTCCGGTCCAAATCGATCTGGACCGGAATATCAGTCCGGGGCCGGAAACCGGAATTTTAGAAAATGGTGGACCGAAGACTGTTTAATTCCGGTTCCGGTTCACTAGATTCTGGTCCGGgccggattatgcccacccctagTTGTGATCATTTTGTGGTTTCGTAACATGACATGAGTGTCGGATATGGGTACATGTACAACAGTCGGATTCAACTTTACTGAAACATAGAGATCGTTAATTACAGGTACACAAAAATGGAGCCGTGTTTAACTCCGCTTCCAGAGGTCAGCACCATAGCCGAAACAGCAGGAGGAAAATTAACCAACTGGCCAGAGAGATTAACCACAGCACCTCCAAGAGTAAACAGCGGTAGCTTGGCCGGGATCACACCCGAATCCTTTAACAAAGACAGCGAAATGTGGAAAGAACGGTTAGCGTACTACAGGCAGGCGATCAGTGAGTTGAATGACAAGGGACGGTATCGTAATGTGATTGACATGAATGCCAATTTGGGTGGCTTTGCAGCTGCCCTTGTTGATTACCCTGTTTGGGTTATGAATGTTGTTCCTGTTGAAGCTAAGGTTGATACTCTTGGTGCTATCTTTGAGCGCGGATTGATTGGTACTTATCAAAATTGGTGAGTTCAAATTATTCAGAGAGACGGTTTTGCCAGGTTTATATCTAATTAGTCGTAAACTAAAGCGTCTACTTTGTTTTTTGTAGGTGCGAGGCAATGTCTACGTATCCAAGGACGTATGACTTAATTCACGCTGATTCCGTGTTCAGTCTCTACGAGGGCAGGTACAATAAAACATCTTAATCCGTATATATTGTATAAATTACCTTAATTATCGGTTAGGAATCAAAATATGGTGGTAATAAATCGGGAATTGCGTTTTCAGGTGTAAAATGGAAGATATATTATTAGAGATGGATAGGATATTACGACCACAAGGTTGTGTAATCCTGAGGGACGATGTCGATGTCGTGACGAACGTCAAGAATAAGTTAGAGGGAATGCAATATAACTGCAGAATAGTTGATCATGAAAATGGACCTATCCATAGAGAGAAGATTATGGTTGCAATTAAGGAGTATTGGACTGCCCCTCAAGTTATTAACCCTCAACAATTATCATAGGAATTTCATTGTTTTGGGGTCTAACTTTGTTGGTAACAAAttatgtttatttttatttatttattttatttatttaggaGAGGAATTTAGGATAATTAGGCACATATTGGTGGTTTACATCCTATATATTATAGTATATGATTATTTGTGTTGTAATGTTGTATTGTGATAAAATTCTTTGATGATTAGTATTAGTAATGAGTATAATCAATTGGCTTCCATGCCTAGGGATAGTACATTAGAAAAGTGTTAATGGAACAATTGGCGGAGTTTATGTTTATCATGTCCAATTTATCAAcaataagtcttgcttgtgacgggtcggatcttgcgacgggtattttgtgagtggaaatgggtagaggggacaaggtgggcacccaccccatgtgctccttctctcaccctctatgggttttttgtgagacaatatggtacccgtctcttgtttgtgacaattggtctcccttgtgacgggttaccatttgtgcgGATAATTTGTGAgtaaaaatggtaacaaaatggttagtggagaaaggggaccacatgaacagtgttacagagagagaaaaagtgggtactttgtgaggtaaaatggtatccgtcactccaaagtgacggatattgcatgtcacaaatgagaatttgtgatatcaAATGTTACATTggacaattggtctcccttgtgacgggttaccatttgtggcggatattttgtgaattaaaatggtaacaaaatgggttagtggagaaaggggaccataTGAATAgtattgcagagagagaaaaagtgggtactttgtgaggtaaaatggtatccgtcactcttcactcaagagtgacggatatgtgccgtcacaaacaagaatttgtgtacatTGGAATAGGGGTGTTTATTGGTCTGAATTGGACCGGATTAAACTCTTTGGATCGAAAATTAAATAAGGGTTAAGAGATGGACCGTCGCCGGATCACATTGATCTGGTCCGATATAGACCATAAAAATGCATGGATCGGACTGGATCAAATGTACCAAAGTAGACTAAATATTATTGTCATTGACATATTTTAGCATATAAAACTAGAACTCAATCGAGAAGTTCATAACGATCAAAATAAGTAACACTTTTTTCTTACACATCTTATTCGGTTTGATCCATGACCGGACCAAAGACCAAAGTAGAGTTAATAGGTGAACCGTGGATTGGACCAAATAAAATTCAGTCCGGTCCGATCTAGTTGGGACTTTTAACATATTTGACTGGTCAATATGCTATttggggtgtttggtaaacagcatattggGATAGTAGATTGAGGCCGAATctactattttacaatatgctgctccCCCCAGCATATTGTAAGAGTAGATTGGGAAAAAAATAAATTCACATTTTTACCCTTAGGAAAATATAACCTTACATTTATTCCATAGTTAATTCATGTACTTACTTGTCATTTTACAAAAGATTTAGATAATCTGCTAATTTAAATCTGCTACTTACCAAACACCTTTAACAAAATCTGCTAATCgaatatactagtcaaacctgtCAACAAAATCTGCTAATTATAATCTGCTTTCACAATCTGCTTCTGCCAATATTAATCCGctatttaccaaacagagccttagtgAACATCCTTCATTGGAAGATATACTCAATTCAGCTCACACATAACATGTTGTGAATATAGATTTACCGAATATTTTGTTTGTGTATATACTCGTTGTAATATAGTTAAACCTAAAGCCAAGGTCAATCACATTATGTACTAGCATTGCGAATTCTTATACCAATATAGTTGATAATAAAACATTTTTTAAAGcggagttgtcttcttacgtatTTGCTAAATTTCGCACACTAGTTTACTATATCCCACACATTTTTCCCCTAATATGCCATAACTACCCTTCGTctaaaaaaagaattgaaaagagttctccctcccttctctctcttaaAACCTTATCAATTCGATAATAGTTGATGATTATGCATTGAAATTCACAATTATCACATGTAATTTCTTCACTTTATCAACAATTATATTAATACCGTCTTTTTTAATCGATTTAATTGATGTTTTTTTAATTGAAAAGAGAACTTTTGCAACTAGGGTTTGGAATGACTTTAATTACGATTAAAGTTGGGTTGTAGCAGCAACTTGTCCACCACTCATTCAAGACCTTGAATTCCCGTCAAATGGTGCCGATTTAGCGCATAAACTGGGCATTGTATATTTGTATTATGCATCTCTAATTAATGAACAGTCGAGCAAAGGGGACAAtctcccctactactaagagaataaaattctcaagtagttttcccgcctaacttACACTACTCTTTGATGGGCCAATCTAAGTTGGGTCGTCGacttttaataaatcaaatttgttTTTGCGTCAAGTTTAACGTATGATTTGAATCAATTGAAAACCCATACATGGAAACAAATGTATGCTTTGACTTTTCgaataaatgcaatcctatacatGGAAACAACCTCTCAAATTATGCAATCTTTACAATATTATCCCGAAAATATGCAATCACAATCAATTACCCCCGAATATATTATGCAATTTTACTACATATCAATTGCACTCTCGAATTATGAAATCTTTATTTTAGTATTATGGAGTATATGGAGTATGGAGTATTTTTTAAATAATGTataacaatttttat contains:
- the LOC141586057 gene encoding putative methyltransferase PMT15, whose product is MAIWGSNTNNSTPISLLIKQKLYLFKKKLDLYYMITIVFLCSISYLYGSYRRPTNTSSIFPKVTNTISCLTPTDSTRNLPTKLDFTSTHSASDLIKLTPLARVTHVPPCHVNFSEYTPCQDVERSLRFPRERLVYRERHCPDESELLTCRVPAPFGYKSPFRWPDSRDMVWYANVPHKWLTVEKAVQNWVRFENDRFVFPGGGTMFPRGADAYIDEIGKIINLKDGSVRTAIDTGCGVASFGAYLLSRDILTVSFAPKDTHEAQVQFALERGVPALIGIMATNRLPYPSRSFDMAHCSRCLIPWSLDEGLYLIEVDRILRPGGYWILSGPPINWEAHWQGWNRTKQDLGAEQSSIENVARSLCWKKLKQKGDLSIWQKPTNHIHCKKNRKVFKKPRFCDAKDPDQAWYTKMEPCLTPLPEVSTIAETAGGKLTNWPERLTTAPPRVNSGSLAGITPESFNKDSEMWKERLAYYRQAISELNDKGRYRNVIDMNANLGGFAAALVDYPVWVMNVVPVEAKVDTLGAIFERGLIGTYQNWCEAMSTYPRTYDLIHADSVFSLYEGRCKMEDILLEMDRILRPQGCVILRDDVDVVTNVKNKLEGMQYNCRIVDHENGPIHREKIMVAIKEYWTAPQVINPQQLS